One genomic region from Halorussus rarus encodes:
- a CDS encoding outer membrane protein assembly factor BamB family protein, translated as MPSRRRLLATAGVAATVGLAGCSAGGRSSDAEPLPNATPTAADWPTLRYDARNAGWNAGADPPRGRPEPRWATDVGWGFRPLVRGTRVVLQTYDGVTALRATDGERVWTAGNDGGGFREPTLGARRAFFPADDCVRGFDLETGAETWRQRDCVGANTAAPAVARGRLYLAVGGFAAYDAEGRATWAASLSNVPPTPAVVGDTVYATGYDSLVALDATATPSRRWPWESDDADLPYVADDRVERWRRDLALTGARFRSNPAVVDGTVFAAVEGAGRARLDARDAETGDRLWRFAADSGPNGGLFTPPVCDGERVYAGCDDGRLYAVADGEAAWSRSLDRLPNRIAGAGDALFVGTYGGDGRPSSLSALDAATGETRWQIGYDDEVRGISVAGGTVYATVVTDRQPGGDITGTTVYAYG; from the coding sequence GTGCCCTCCCGCAGACGCCTCCTCGCGACCGCCGGCGTCGCTGCGACGGTCGGTCTCGCCGGCTGTTCGGCCGGAGGCCGGTCGTCTGACGCCGAACCGCTTCCGAACGCGACGCCGACGGCCGCCGACTGGCCGACGCTCCGGTACGACGCTCGCAACGCGGGCTGGAACGCCGGCGCAGACCCGCCCCGCGGCCGTCCCGAACCGCGCTGGGCGACCGACGTCGGCTGGGGGTTCCGGCCCCTGGTCCGTGGCACGCGCGTCGTGCTCCAGACCTACGACGGAGTGACCGCACTCCGCGCGACCGACGGCGAGCGCGTCTGGACCGCCGGAAACGACGGCGGCGGCTTCAGGGAGCCGACGCTGGGAGCACGCCGCGCGTTCTTCCCTGCCGACGACTGCGTCCGGGGGTTCGACCTCGAGACAGGCGCAGAGACGTGGCGCCAGCGCGACTGCGTCGGCGCGAACACCGCCGCGCCCGCGGTCGCTCGGGGACGGCTCTACCTCGCTGTAGGAGGCTTCGCGGCCTACGACGCCGAGGGTCGGGCGACGTGGGCGGCCTCCCTCTCGAACGTCCCGCCGACGCCCGCCGTGGTCGGCGACACCGTCTACGCGACCGGCTACGACAGCCTGGTCGCGCTCGACGCGACCGCGACCCCGTCGCGCCGGTGGCCCTGGGAGAGCGACGACGCCGACCTGCCGTACGTCGCCGACGACCGGGTCGAGCGGTGGCGACGCGACCTCGCGCTGACCGGCGCCCGGTTCCGCTCGAACCCGGCGGTCGTCGACGGGACGGTCTTCGCGGCGGTCGAGGGCGCCGGGCGGGCGCGACTCGACGCCCGCGACGCCGAGACCGGCGACCGACTGTGGCGGTTCGCGGCCGACTCCGGTCCCAACGGCGGGCTGTTCACGCCGCCGGTCTGCGACGGTGAGCGCGTCTACGCGGGTTGCGACGACGGGCGCCTCTACGCCGTCGCCGACGGCGAGGCGGCGTGGTCGCGGTCGCTCGACCGCCTCCCCAACCGGATCGCCGGCGCCGGCGACGCGCTGTTCGTCGGTACCTACGGCGGAGACGGGAGGCCGTCGTCGCTCTCCGCGCTCGACGCCGCGACCGGCGAGACGCGCTGGCAAATCGGATACGACGACGAAGTCCGTGGCATCTCGGTCGCGGGCGGCACGGTGTACGCGACCGTGGTGACCGACCGGCAGCCGGGCGGCGACATCACCGGGACGACAGTGTACGCGTACGGGTAG
- a CDS encoding cupin domain-containing protein, translating into MGLDRYPELDPDEGEVLDEELAVTDDVLVKAFALGPGAELSPHDHAGATNVFHVLEGTVTVIQDGDEETVEAPGVVLHERGQVHGARNETDEPAVLTASLCPLPS; encoded by the coding sequence ATGGGACTCGACCGCTACCCGGAGCTCGACCCCGACGAGGGCGAGGTGCTCGACGAGGAACTGGCCGTGACCGACGACGTGCTCGTGAAGGCGTTCGCGCTCGGCCCGGGCGCCGAACTGTCGCCCCACGACCACGCGGGCGCCACCAACGTCTTCCACGTCCTCGAGGGTACCGTGACCGTGATACAGGACGGCGACGAGGAGACCGTCGAGGCGCCGGGCGTGGTGCTCCACGAGCGCGGCCAGGTTCACGGGGCGCGCAACGAGACCGACGAGCCCGCGGTGCTGACCGCGAGCCTCTGCCCGCTGCCGTCGTGA
- a CDS encoding MBL fold metallo-hydrolase: MATTTKLEADLGAGAGVWWLDLGGVNAYLADDRGDLVLVDAGTPRDAGNIRDAVRETGHRVPDVDRVVVTHYDLDHVGALSKLDLDAPVYVGRADAEVLVGRRKPDWRNHKGLLQRASDLLVSAPDLPIRPVEDGDRIGSFTAYHTPGHSPGHTVYVAEEPSVAFLGDLVRESDGRLEASPWAMSYDTDEVDRSLRRLVREAPDFEVAAMGHGTPILRNGSDRLREAANRP; this comes from the coding sequence ATGGCGACGACGACCAAGCTCGAAGCCGACCTCGGCGCCGGCGCGGGCGTCTGGTGGCTCGACCTCGGCGGCGTCAACGCGTACCTCGCCGACGACCGCGGCGACCTGGTGCTGGTCGACGCCGGCACGCCCCGGGACGCCGGCAACATCCGGGACGCCGTCCGGGAGACGGGCCACCGGGTCCCCGACGTCGACCGAGTGGTGGTCACCCACTACGACCTCGACCACGTCGGCGCGCTGTCGAAGCTCGACCTCGACGCGCCGGTGTACGTCGGCCGGGCCGACGCCGAGGTGCTGGTCGGCCGGCGCAAGCCCGACTGGCGCAACCACAAGGGGCTGCTCCAGCGCGCGAGCGACCTGCTCGTCTCGGCGCCCGACCTGCCCATCCGCCCGGTCGAGGACGGCGACCGGATCGGGAGCTTCACCGCCTATCACACGCCGGGCCACTCGCCCGGCCACACCGTCTACGTCGCCGAGGAACCCAGCGTGGCGTTCCTGGGCGACCTGGTGCGCGAGTCCGACGGCCGGCTGGAGGCCTCGCCGTGGGCGATGAGCTACGACACCGACGAGGTCGACCGGAGCCTCCGGCGGCTCGTCCGGGAGGCGCCCGACTTCGAGGTGGCCGCGATGGGCCACGGCACGCCCATCCTGCGGAACGGGAGCGACCGGCTCCGGGAGGCGGCCAACCGGCCCTGA
- a CDS encoding DUF7126 family protein, producing MKAILIGPDDDGLGDALDAEGVELTRIPEVATRPALEEAGITDADALVLTETGGATAIPVARDLNDDVRVVVYTDADLPDFARGQADLILDPALLSADAVAEELAA from the coding sequence ATGAAGGCCATCCTGATTGGTCCCGACGACGACGGACTGGGCGACGCCCTCGACGCCGAGGGGGTCGAACTGACGCGGATACCCGAGGTCGCCACCCGACCCGCCCTGGAGGAGGCCGGCATCACCGACGCGGACGCGCTGGTGCTGACCGAGACCGGCGGCGCGACCGCCATCCCGGTCGCGAGGGACCTCAACGACGACGTCCGGGTGGTCGTCTACACCGACGCCGACCTGCCGGACTTCGCCCGCGGCCAGGCCGACCTCATCCTCGACCCCGCGCTGCTGTCGGCCGACGCGGTGGCCGAGGAACTGGCGGCCTGA
- the guaA gene encoding glutamine-hydrolyzing GMP synthase: MVDTDEFVDEKVAEIHESVGDANAVIALSGGVDSSTAAALAYEAVGDQLTPVYVDTGLMRKGETDEIRETFSYMDSLRVVDAQDRFLDALSGVTDPEEKRHVIGEQFIREFETVAEETGADYLVQGTIYPDRIESEGTIKSHHNVGGLPEVVDFEGIVEPMRDLYKDEVREVARALDLEEIIAERMPFPGPGLAVRILGEVTAEKLEVAREATHVVEDELEEYDPWQAFAAVLGKATGVKGDNRVHGHVVSVRSVESRDGMTARAQEIDWETLQRIQSRITGQNDNVSRVVYDVTHKPPATIEYE, translated from the coding sequence ATGGTCGACACCGACGAGTTCGTCGACGAGAAGGTCGCCGAGATCCACGAGTCGGTCGGCGACGCAAACGCGGTCATCGCGCTGTCGGGCGGGGTCGACTCCTCGACCGCCGCCGCGCTGGCCTACGAGGCGGTCGGCGACCAGCTCACTCCGGTCTACGTCGACACCGGCCTGATGCGAAAGGGCGAGACCGACGAGATCCGCGAGACGTTCTCCTACATGGACAGCCTCCGCGTCGTGGACGCCCAGGACCGGTTCCTCGACGCGCTCTCGGGCGTCACCGACCCCGAGGAGAAGCGCCACGTCATCGGCGAGCAGTTCATCCGGGAGTTCGAGACCGTCGCCGAGGAGACCGGCGCCGACTATCTGGTCCAGGGCACCATCTACCCCGACCGCATCGAGAGCGAGGGCACCATCAAGTCCCACCACAACGTCGGCGGGCTGCCCGAGGTCGTCGACTTCGAGGGCATCGTCGAGCCGATGCGGGACCTCTACAAGGACGAGGTCCGGGAGGTCGCCCGGGCGCTCGACCTGGAGGAGATCATCGCCGAGCGCATGCCGTTCCCCGGTCCGGGCCTCGCGGTCCGCATCCTCGGGGAGGTCACCGCCGAGAAGCTGGAGGTCGCCCGCGAGGCGACCCACGTCGTCGAGGACGAGCTCGAGGAGTACGACCCGTGGCAGGCGTTCGCCGCGGTCCTCGGCAAGGCGACCGGCGTGAAGGGCGACAACCGGGTCCACGGCCACGTGGTCTCGGTCCGCTCCGTGGAGAGCCGCGACGGGATGACCGCCCGCGCCCAGGAGATCGACTGGGAGACCCTCCAGCGCATCCAGAGCCGCATCACCGGACAGAACGACAACGTCTCGCGGGTGGTGTACGACGTGACCCACAAGCCGCCCGCGACCATCGAGTACGAGTGA
- the pyrG gene encoding glutamine hydrolyzing CTP synthase, with translation MPTEPETEYDPSLGNKFIFVTGGVMSGLGKGITAASTGRLLANAGFDVTAVKIDPYLNVDAGTMNPFQHGEVYVLKDGGEVDLDLGNYERFLDEDMTFDHNVTTGKTYQHVIEKERAGDYLGKTVQIIPHVTDDIKRRIREAAEGHDVCIVEVGGTVGDIEGMPFLEALRQFAHEEDEEDFLLTHVTLVPYSKNGEQKTKPTQHSVKELRSIGLQPDILVGRCEDELDPSTKEKIALFCDVPTDAVFSNPDVEDIYHVPLMVEEEGLDEYVMEQFDLTDEAIPAGERDNRWRELVTQETHGEVDIALVGKYDLEDAYMSVNEALKHAGLEKNVDVNVLWVDSEKMAEDHEERLYEADGIVVPGGFGSRGTRGKIEAIRYARENGVPYLGLCLGFQLAVVEYARNVLGLEGAHSAELDEETPYPVIDLLPEQYDLEDLGGTMRLGAHETDIEPDTLAAEVYGGTSCTERHRHRYEVNPEFFDAFEDSGLVFSGRSGNRMEILELADHPYFFGTQFHPEFRSRPTRASPPFVGLLEAVLDRTEQRTGEQSGDETDADGEAEAPEEVEA, from the coding sequence ATGCCGACAGAACCGGAAACCGAATACGACCCCTCCCTCGGGAACAAGTTCATCTTCGTCACCGGGGGCGTCATGTCGGGACTCGGCAAGGGCATCACGGCCGCCAGCACCGGCCGTCTGCTCGCCAACGCCGGGTTCGACGTGACGGCAGTCAAAATCGACCCGTACCTCAACGTCGACGCGGGGACGATGAACCCCTTCCAGCACGGCGAGGTGTACGTCCTCAAGGACGGCGGCGAGGTCGACCTCGACCTGGGGAACTACGAGCGGTTCCTCGACGAGGACATGACGTTCGACCACAACGTCACCACGGGCAAGACCTACCAGCACGTCATCGAGAAGGAGCGGGCCGGCGACTACCTCGGCAAGACCGTCCAGATCATCCCCCACGTCACGGACGACATCAAGCGCCGCATCCGGGAGGCCGCCGAGGGCCACGACGTCTGCATCGTGGAGGTCGGCGGCACGGTGGGCGACATCGAGGGGATGCCCTTCCTCGAGGCGCTCCGGCAGTTCGCCCACGAGGAAGACGAGGAGGACTTCCTGCTGACCCACGTGACGCTGGTCCCCTACTCGAAGAACGGCGAGCAGAAGACCAAGCCGACCCAGCACTCGGTGAAGGAACTGCGCTCTATCGGCCTCCAGCCCGACATCCTCGTGGGGCGTTGCGAGGACGAACTCGACCCCTCGACCAAGGAGAAGATAGCCCTGTTCTGCGACGTGCCCACCGACGCGGTCTTCTCGAACCCCGACGTCGAGGACATCTACCACGTCCCGCTGATGGTCGAGGAGGAGGGTCTCGACGAGTACGTGATGGAGCAGTTCGACCTGACCGACGAGGCGATCCCGGCCGGCGAGCGCGACAACAGGTGGCGCGAGCTCGTGACCCAGGAGACCCATGGCGAGGTCGACATCGCGCTGGTCGGCAAGTACGACCTCGAGGACGCCTACATGTCGGTCAACGAGGCGCTCAAGCACGCCGGCCTCGAGAAGAACGTCGACGTGAACGTGCTGTGGGTCGACTCCGAGAAGATGGCCGAGGACCACGAGGAGCGGCTCTACGAGGCCGACGGCATCGTCGTCCCGGGCGGGTTCGGCTCCCGGGGGACCCGGGGGAAGATCGAGGCCATCCGGTACGCCCGCGAGAACGGCGTCCCGTACCTCGGGCTCTGCCTGGGCTTCCAGCTCGCGGTCGTGGAGTACGCCCGGAACGTGCTCGGCCTGGAGGGCGCCCACTCCGCCGAACTCGACGAGGAGACGCCCTACCCGGTCATCGACCTGCTGCCCGAGCAGTACGACCTCGAGGACCTGGGCGGCACGATGCGGCTGGGCGCCCACGAGACCGACATCGAGCCCGACACCCTCGCGGCCGAGGTGTACGGCGGAACGTCGTGCACCGAGCGCCACCGCCACCGCTACGAGGTCAACCCCGAGTTCTTCGACGCGTTCGAGGACTCCGGGCTGGTGTTCTCCGGACGGTCGGGCAACCGGATGGAGATCCTCGAACTGGCCGACCACCCGTACTTCTTCGGCACCCAGTTCCACCCCGAGTTCCGGTCCCGGCCGACCCGGGCGAGCCCCCCGTTCGTGGGGCTGCTGGAGGCGGTGCTCGACCGGACGGAGCAGCGGACCGGCGAGCAGTCCGGCGACGAAACGGATGCAGACGGCGAGGCGGAAGCTCCCGAGGAGGTCGAGGCCTGA
- a CDS encoding S1C family serine protease, with protein sequence MPFEPTRRDLLGALAAATAGGLAGCSSDSPPDRGTAGTGRPSAGTGTAAAPVRDASATTAADRGSVYTRVYRRTSDGVTLLRTPSGSQGSGFLYDDSHIVTNYHVVGDADRLSVQFDEETSRVGRVVGRDPRSDLAVVEASAPDGAEPLSLVESEPEIGTRVAVVGSPYGLRGSLTSGIVSGVDRQVPSPVGDYRIPNAVQTDAPVNPGNSGGPLVNLSGDVLGVVNSGGGDNIAFAISAPLIRRVVPALIADGEYDHPYLGAETATVTELIARANEFPSAKGVLVVSVPDGVPADGQLRPCTSAERVEGFRVPVGGDAVLAVEGESINAPTDLHAYLALEASPGDELSMRVRRDGEVRTLAVEVGERPELVA encoded by the coding sequence ATGCCATTCGAGCCAACGCGGCGCGACCTCCTCGGCGCGCTCGCCGCCGCGACCGCAGGCGGTCTCGCCGGCTGCTCGTCAGACTCGCCGCCCGATCGGGGGACCGCAGGTACCGGACGCCCGTCGGCCGGGACCGGTACCGCGGCGGCGCCCGTCCGGGACGCGTCGGCCACGACCGCCGCCGACCGGGGGAGCGTCTACACCCGGGTGTACCGCCGGACCTCCGACGGGGTCACGCTGCTCCGGACCCCGTCGGGCTCGCAGGGGTCGGGGTTCCTCTACGACGACTCGCACATCGTCACCAACTACCACGTGGTGGGCGACGCCGACCGGCTGAGCGTCCAGTTCGACGAGGAGACCTCCCGGGTCGGCCGGGTCGTCGGCCGCGACCCGCGGAGCGACCTCGCGGTCGTCGAGGCCTCGGCGCCGGACGGCGCCGAACCGCTCTCGCTCGTGGAGTCCGAGCCCGAGATCGGCACCCGGGTCGCGGTCGTCGGGAGCCCGTACGGGCTCCGGGGATCGCTCACCTCGGGCATCGTCAGCGGCGTCGACCGCCAGGTGCCGAGTCCGGTCGGCGACTACCGGATTCCGAACGCCGTCCAGACCGACGCGCCCGTCAACCCCGGCAACTCCGGCGGCCCGCTGGTGAACCTCTCGGGCGACGTGCTGGGCGTGGTCAACTCCGGGGGCGGCGACAACATCGCGTTCGCCATCTCGGCGCCGTTGATCCGACGGGTGGTGCCGGCGCTGATCGCCGACGGCGAGTACGACCACCCGTACCTCGGCGCCGAGACCGCGACCGTCACGGAGCTCATCGCGCGCGCGAACGAGTTCCCGAGCGCGAAGGGCGTGCTCGTCGTCTCGGTGCCGGACGGCGTTCCGGCCGACGGGCAGCTCCGGCCCTGCACCAGCGCCGAGCGCGTCGAGGGGTTCCGCGTCCCGGTCGGCGGCGACGCCGTCCTCGCGGTCGAGGGCGAGTCGATCAACGCGCCGACGGACCTCCACGCGTACCTCGCGCTCGAAGCCAGTCCCGGCGACGAACTCTCGATGCGGGTGCGCCGCGACGGCGAGGTGCGGACGCTTGCGGTCGAGGTCGGCGAGCGACCCGAGCTGGTCGCCTGA
- a CDS encoding alpha/beta hydrolase, with protein sequence MHSEDLPIPGGRDVRATLDAPDDADPETVIVACPPHPQHRGHRGDQRLTAVSEALVAAGIACLRFDYGDWDEGYGEREDARNALRWARDRYDTVGVFGFSFGGAIAALAAATVEPQPDAVSLLAPASRLASDLDAAAALADLTGPVQVVYGTRDDTADWRPLVERARELDHEVVELSADHFFVGQQEKVADRVCEFLVGALGAE encoded by the coding sequence ATGCACTCCGAGGACCTGCCGATTCCCGGCGGCCGGGACGTTCGCGCGACCCTCGACGCTCCCGACGACGCCGACCCCGAGACCGTAATCGTCGCGTGCCCGCCCCACCCGCAGCACCGGGGCCACCGCGGCGACCAGCGGCTGACCGCGGTGAGCGAGGCGCTGGTCGCCGCGGGAATCGCCTGCCTCCGGTTCGACTACGGCGACTGGGACGAGGGGTACGGCGAGCGCGAGGACGCCCGCAACGCGCTCCGGTGGGCGCGCGACCGGTACGATACCGTCGGCGTCTTCGGTTTCAGCTTCGGCGGCGCGATCGCGGCGCTCGCGGCCGCGACGGTCGAACCGCAACCCGACGCGGTCTCGCTGCTCGCTCCGGCGTCGAGACTGGCGAGCGACCTCGACGCGGCCGCGGCGCTGGCAGACCTGACGGGACCGGTGCAGGTCGTCTACGGGACGCGCGACGACACCGCCGACTGGCGGCCGCTCGTGGAACGGGCGAGGGAGCTCGATCACGAGGTCGTGGAGCTGAGCGCGGACCACTTCTTCGTCGGCCAACAGGAGAAGGTCGCCGACCGCGTGTGCGAGTTCCTGGTCGGAGCGCTCGGGGCGGAGTAG
- a CDS encoding PspA/IM30 family protein, with product MGVLSRMSYVVRSKINAVLNRAEDPSETLDYSYEQMRDELQEVKQGIADLTTQKKRLEMQKRRLEENVEKHNEQAREAVNQDREDLARRALEKKKQKMNQIEDLEGQIASLQNTQDNLVEKKDELQNRIEEFRTKKESMKARYEAAEAQTRVSEAMTGAGDEMEDVGRAIERAEERTEDMEARSQAMDELQDSGVFEDALSDKDSLDRELEEVRTSGEVDAELETLKTEMGKGSTDSSDSEAEPADAETDLEADLETEVETEGEPVDEDVEAELEELKDDEES from the coding sequence ATGGGAGTGCTTTCACGCATGTCGTACGTCGTCCGGTCGAAGATAAACGCCGTCCTGAATCGGGCCGAGGACCCGTCGGAGACGCTCGACTACTCCTACGAGCAGATGCGCGACGAGCTCCAGGAGGTCAAGCAGGGCATCGCCGACCTGACCACCCAGAAGAAGCGCCTCGAGATGCAGAAGCGCCGGCTCGAGGAGAACGTCGAGAAGCACAACGAGCAGGCCCGGGAGGCGGTCAACCAGGACCGCGAGGACCTCGCCCGGCGCGCGCTCGAGAAGAAGAAGCAGAAGATGAACCAGATCGAGGACCTGGAGGGACAGATCGCCAGCCTCCAGAACACCCAGGACAACCTGGTCGAGAAGAAGGACGAGCTCCAGAACCGCATCGAGGAGTTCCGCACGAAGAAGGAGAGCATGAAGGCCCGCTACGAGGCCGCCGAGGCTCAGACACGCGTCTCGGAGGCGATGACCGGCGCCGGCGACGAGATGGAGGACGTCGGTCGGGCCATCGAGCGCGCCGAGGAGCGCACCGAGGACATGGAGGCTCGCTCGCAGGCGATGGACGAGCTCCAGGACTCGGGCGTCTTCGAGGACGCGCTCTCGGACAAGGACAGCCTCGACCGCGAGCTCGAGGAGGTCCGGACCTCCGGCGAGGTCGACGCCGAACTCGAGACGCTCAAGACCGAGATGGGCAAGGGCTCGACCGATTCGAGCGACTCGGAGGCCGAACCCGCCGACGCCGAGACCGATCTGGAGGCCGACCTGGAGACGGAGGTCGAGACCGAGGGCGAACCCGTCGACGAGGACGTCGAGGCCGAACTCGAGGAGCTCAAGGACGACGAGGAGAGCTGA
- a CDS encoding desampylase — MTTDDTDRPVIAVPASVRDEIVAHAREGAPEEVCGILAGVREARGEADRTRHRVESRHPAANVAETPRTRYEIDPREQLDLLERIEDAGREVVGFYHSHPRGPAAPSATDAAQATWPDRSYVIVSLGNDEGEPEASLGAWRWNGEEFVEETVRLADAESA; from the coding sequence GTGACGACCGACGACACCGACCGTCCGGTCATCGCCGTCCCCGCGTCAGTTCGCGACGAAATCGTCGCACACGCTCGCGAGGGTGCGCCCGAGGAGGTCTGCGGGATCCTCGCGGGTGTTCGTGAGGCTCGAGGCGAAGCCGACCGGACACGACACCGCGTCGAGAGCCGACACCCGGCCGCAAACGTCGCCGAGACGCCCCGGACGCGCTACGAAATCGATCCCCGCGAGCAGCTCGACCTGCTGGAGCGGATCGAGGACGCGGGCCGGGAAGTAGTGGGTTTCTACCACTCGCATCCGCGGGGACCGGCCGCCCCGAGCGCCACCGACGCCGCGCAGGCGACGTGGCCCGACAGGTCGTACGTCATCGTCTCGTTGGGGAACGACGAAGGAGAACCAGAGGCCTCGCTCGGGGCGTGGCGCTGGAACGGCGAGGAGTTCGTCGAGGAGACGGTCCGACTCGCGGACGCGGAGTCCGCGTGA
- a CDS encoding zinc-binding dehydrogenase produces MKAVQFSEHGDRSVIEYDDFTDPTPDRDEVLVDVKAGALNHLDVWTRKGLPGIDLDMPHIPGSDAAGVVLEVGEDVTRFEPGDRVAVSAGVYCGKCEYCRHGEYSICVNFHIIGEHVRGVHSERAAVPEDNLVEVPTGVEWETAAAAPLVFQTAWRMLLNRGDLTSGESVLVLGASGGVGHAAVQVADYAGAEVYATASSDEKLEYAEEIGADRTVNYEDEDFADAVREWTGKRGVDMVVDHVGEATYPDSLKSLAKGGRVVTCGATTGPNPGAGLNRIFWNQLSVIGSTMANPGEVDDVLELVWDGTFEPRIREVFPMSETAQAHEMLEDREGFGKVVVVPDGRYDG; encoded by the coding sequence ATGAAAGCCGTCCAGTTCAGCGAGCACGGGGACCGGAGCGTCATCGAGTACGACGACTTCACGGACCCGACGCCGGACCGCGACGAGGTACTGGTCGACGTGAAGGCGGGCGCGCTCAACCACCTCGACGTCTGGACCCGGAAGGGGCTCCCGGGCATCGACCTCGACATGCCCCACATTCCCGGCAGCGACGCGGCGGGCGTCGTCCTCGAGGTCGGCGAGGACGTGACCCGGTTCGAGCCGGGCGACCGCGTGGCGGTCTCGGCGGGCGTCTACTGCGGGAAGTGCGAGTACTGCCGCCACGGCGAGTACTCGATATGCGTCAACTTCCACATCATCGGCGAGCACGTCCGGGGCGTCCACAGCGAGCGCGCGGCGGTGCCCGAGGACAACCTCGTCGAGGTTCCCACGGGCGTCGAGTGGGAGACCGCGGCGGCCGCACCGCTCGTGTTCCAGACCGCGTGGCGGATGCTGCTCAACCGCGGCGACCTCACGTCGGGCGAGTCGGTACTGGTGCTCGGCGCCTCCGGCGGCGTCGGCCACGCCGCGGTCCAAGTCGCGGACTACGCCGGCGCGGAGGTGTACGCCACCGCCTCCTCGGACGAGAAGCTGGAGTACGCCGAGGAGATCGGCGCCGACCGCACCGTCAACTACGAGGACGAGGACTTCGCCGACGCCGTCCGCGAGTGGACCGGCAAGCGCGGCGTCGACATGGTGGTCGACCACGTCGGCGAGGCGACCTACCCCGACTCGCTCAAGAGCCTCGCGAAGGGCGGCCGGGTCGTCACCTGCGGCGCGACCACCGGGCCGAACCCCGGCGCGGGCCTCAATCGCATCTTCTGGAATCAGCTCTCGGTCATCGGCTCGACCATGGCCAACCCCGGCGAGGTCGACGACGTGCTCGAACTGGTCTGGGACGGCACGTTCGAGCCCCGCATCCGGGAGGTCTTCCCGATGAGCGAGACCGCGCAAGCCCACGAGATGCTCGAGGACCGCGAGGGCTTCGGCAAGGTCGTCGTCGTGCCCGACGGCAGGTACGACGGATGA
- a CDS encoding MogA/MoaB family molybdenum cofactor biosynthesis protein produces MVDFQSRDTRRDRDDEDDGSESAPAEGVDEEAHDPDASDDGHDSGHADDAHDHHAHDVDSLGAAVVTVSSSRSLSDDPSGDAVVAGVEDAGHRVVSRDLIGDSYDGVQSSLTGLVGREDVDIVVTTGGTGVTPDDVTIEAAGQLFDKELPGFGELFRLLSHDEIGTRVVGTRATAGVVDGVVVFCLPGSENAARLGVEEIIVEEAGHLAGLASREE; encoded by the coding sequence ATGGTCGATTTCCAATCGCGCGACACGCGGCGCGACCGCGACGACGAGGACGACGGGTCGGAGTCGGCGCCGGCGGAGGGCGTCGACGAGGAGGCCCACGACCCCGACGCCTCCGACGATGGGCACGACAGCGGGCACGCCGACGACGCACACGACCACCACGCCCACGACGTCGACTCGCTCGGCGCGGCGGTCGTGACGGTCTCGTCCTCGCGGAGCCTCTCGGACGACCCCTCGGGCGACGCCGTGGTCGCCGGGGTCGAAGACGCGGGCCACAGGGTGGTGAGCCGCGACCTCATCGGCGACAGCTACGACGGCGTCCAGAGCTCGCTCACCGGGCTGGTCGGGCGCGAGGACGTCGACATCGTCGTCACGACCGGCGGGACCGGCGTGACGCCCGACGACGTGACCATCGAGGCGGCGGGCCAGCTCTTCGACAAGGAGCTGCCGGGGTTCGGCGAGCTGTTCCGGCTGCTCTCGCACGACGAGATCGGCACGCGGGTCGTCGGCACGCGCGCGACCGCCGGCGTGGTCGACGGGGTGGTCGTCTTCTGCCTGCCGGGCAGCGAGAACGCCGCCCGCCTCGGCGTCGAGGAGATAATCGTCGAGGAGGCCGGCCACCTGGCCGGGCTCGCCTCGCGCGAGGAGTAG
- a CDS encoding NUDIX hydrolase → MSTDANDGADEARTSTPEERHENARQHVVAVDADDERQDVVNRLDAHTGDGIRHRAFTSLVFDGEGNILLAQRAPDKRLWGTWWDGTVASHPVEGQSQEEATRRRLDEELGVTPDQYDDLRVTDRFEYKRYFENAGVEHEVCAVLKLTLDDTGVDPNEEEVAGLMWVPYERLHEHPEWYRQLRLCPWFEIAMRRDFE, encoded by the coding sequence ATGAGCACCGACGCCAACGACGGGGCTGACGAGGCCAGGACGTCCACTCCGGAGGAGCGCCACGAGAACGCACGCCAGCACGTCGTCGCCGTCGACGCCGACGACGAGCGACAGGACGTGGTCAACCGCCTCGACGCTCACACCGGCGACGGCATCCGCCACCGCGCGTTCACCTCGCTGGTGTTCGACGGCGAGGGAAACATCCTGCTGGCCCAGCGCGCCCCCGACAAGCGCCTCTGGGGGACGTGGTGGGACGGCACCGTCGCCTCCCACCCGGTCGAGGGTCAGAGCCAGGAGGAGGCGACCCGCCGGCGACTCGACGAGGAGCTGGGGGTCACGCCCGACCAGTACGACGACCTCCGGGTCACCGACCGGTTCGAGTACAAGCGCTACTTCGAGAACGCGGGCGTCGAGCACGAGGTCTGCGCCGTGCTGAAGCTCACGCTCGACGACACCGGCGTCGACCCGAACGAGGAGGAGGTCGCGGGTCTGATGTGGGTGCCCTACGAGCGGCTCCACGAGCACCCCGAGTGGTACCGCCAGCTCCGGCTCTGCCCGTGGTTCGAGATCGCGATGCGCCGGGACTTCGAGTAG